In the genome of Shewanella denitrificans OS217, the window GTTGGCACCCATCAGGTTAGATAAGTTAACGTTAGTGTTTTTAACGTCAGATTCGCCGCCAAACGCTTGCATAGATAAGGTCGACTCATCGTATTCGACATCATAAGAGATGCCAGCACCTGTGTAAGATGAAAATGGAATATTACCGTAAACTTCTTCAGGTGGACGAGCGAAGGGTTGTGCATAGCCCACGTCTAAGTAATCAGAATACATGAACAAAGGCACACGCAGCTTACCACCACGTAGTTGCACACCATTGTCAAACTTATGGGACAAGTAAGCCCATTCGGCTTCCACTTCCCAATCGTATTCGCCGCGCATCATAAGTTGCAACACGGCTTGGGTGTTATCGCTGATGCTGAACGTACCTTGGAAACCTAATTTGCTGTCTTGACTTAAATTGGTGCTGTTATCGCTGCCGTTGTAACCGGCATCATTATCAGCACTGATATAAGCACCACTAACAAAGCCATTGAACTGAAATTTATCAGTGAGACTGGCGGTTTGCTGTTTTTGCAATGCCTTTACTTGCTGCTCTAGCTGGGCAATTTTTTGCTCAGTGGTTTGTTCAGCCATTAGCGTTGTGGGTGCTAGGGCACAAGCTACAGCTAAAGAAAGGGTCTTTAACATTAACTTCATTTTATCGCTCCTGTTCATCATCATTCGCCGTTTAGGCTTATTTTATTGCATCAAAGAACCAAGGTAGTTTAGTTGAAGAAATCTAAACTTTAAATTGATCTGTGATTAATTGTAGACGTTTACTAATATTTTGAATGTCAAAGCTAATTCCGCCCATTTCCTGGGTGGTATTCTTCACTTTATGGGCATTACTCTCAATCTCGGCAATGTATTGTTGAATGAGCTCAGAGGTGTTGTGTTGCTCCTCTGTGGCTGCGGCAATTTGTTCATTGACTTGATTAATAGCACTGACCTTCAAGGTGATCCCTGTGAGGGCATCCCCGGCTAAAGCGGTCGATTTTACCCCGTCATTTGCCGTAATTATGCCCCGTTGCATGGCTTCAACTGCTTCTTTAGAGGTTGAGCGCAACTCTTGCAACACTTGTTGAATTTCCTGAGTCGAGGCTTGGGTGCGGGATGCGAGCGTACGCACTTCATCGGCGACGACCGCAAAGCCTCGACCTTGTTCACCGGCACGAGCCGCTTCAATGGCCGCATTTAATGCCAACAGGTTGGTTTGGTCGGCAATGCCGCGAATGGTATCGAGAATATCGTTAACATTACTGGTAAAGGCATCCAGCTGATTGACAACGACCGCTGTGGTTTTCACTTCCTGAGATAACTTCTCAATGGTATTGACTGCGGAAGCAACAATGGCTTGGCCAGCCTTGGCATCGTTATTGGCTTGTTCAGCTTCTGCTGCACCATTGGCGGCAAATTCTGCCACGTGGCCAACACTGATAAACATCTCACGCATGGCATGTGAGATTTGTTCTATGGCCGCATTTTGTTCCGCCACAGTCTGCTCACTGTTATTGCTGCTACTTAAGAGTGACTTGGAGACTAGGCTTAAGCTCTCAGTGGTGGACTTGGTCTCGGCAATCGAGGCTTGTAACTTAGACACGAATTGATTGAACCAATGCACTAGTACGGCAATTTCATCTTTACCTTCGTAATGGATCCTAGCGCGAAGATCGCCTTCACCTTCAGAGATGTTACGCAGTGAATCAGTGACATTATTTAAGGTTAAAATGATAGAGGAATTGACCAGTAAACCCGCCACGATCAGTATCAGTGATGCTGTTAACCCTATGATTAACATAGATGTTCCTGCACTTTCTGAATTGGCTAAGGTATTTTCAATGCTGGCTTTAAATTGTTCAGAAAATAATTGTTTTTTCTGCTTAAATTTAATCACTAACTGATTATAACGTTCGGCATTATCTGCCGCTTGGCGCTTCACTTTATCAAAATCGACATCATCTTTTAAAAATTCCGCCACTAAAATTTTTGCATTCTGATGATAAATTGATAATTGCGATTTAATTTGAACGATTTCTTGACTATGCTCAGGGGTCAATTCAACGACTTTGTTAAGGTTGCTGTTGATATTAATCACTATGGCATCTACGGTATCCAAGGAATCTTCTTCGCCTGTGGTGACTGCCGTTTGAATATGTTGATCCAGTTGTAATAGCAAGCCCTCGTTTTGAGTGGCCAATTCTAATACTGGATAGAGTTGAGTTTGAAGTCCATTTAAGCGTTCAGCATTTTGTTGCACACTTTGTTTGTTAATAAAAAGTGATATAACGAACGAAGTGATAGCAACAAGAGTGAGTAAAGCAATTCTATGCTTTATTTTTAAACTGGTTAACTTCATATGTGTTCTTAATATGTAAATAGAAAACAGGCTCGAATTTTACCATATAAAAATGTTTATGCGAAATTGCTTATGGATGAAAAGTCCCACTTTTCACAAAAATATTTAGCTATATGTTAGTTCTACTTTAAAATCATGCGTAAACAGTTGCTTACTGGTGTTTATGATTGAGTTTTTAGCCAGTGGTTATAGGTGTTTTTGTGAAGTGATTTATTATTAATCAGCTACTTGATACTCGTTCTCATTAATAGAAAAGCCAAGGGTTTTATTATTGGCCTCAAATAATCCATGTTTCAAGCATGGGTTTTGTGGTCCTGCATCGTGTGAGTAAATTTAAAACTAACTCATGCTGATATTAAAGTTTCAAAACTCATGAGCGACTCACAATCGACATGAAAATAAATCATTCAGTTCAGTATCAGTTCAATTAGCACAGTGTTAATTGAACTAATTTGTAATGAAATTGATAGCCGTTGGTGTTTATTTGATTTTTTGTTGCTTCTTTTTATTTATAAACTCGATTAATTGGCCGTATGATTTACCTTCACAGTTTAAGCCCCAGCAGTAATGAATCTAATTGCTCTGCAGTGGCGTGCAATTCATCACAGCCAGAGACAGTGTGATTGGCTGACTGCTCTACATTGTGAGATTGGTTGCGGATTTCCATTAAGTTGCCAGCAATTTCATTGGCAACCGAGGACTGCTCGTCCGCCGAGGTGGCAATAAGCACACTCATTTCGAATACTTTGCCACTGTGGTGGGCTATGGTGGCTAAGTCTTGGCCGGTTTTCAGTACGTGCTTTTTACCTTCCTCGGCTTGCTCTACCGTGCGCGACATCACCTGAGTCAGGCTTCGGGTACCTGATTGCAGAGCTTCAATCATGCTTTTAATTTCAACGGTTGCCGCTTGGGTGCGTCCAGCCAAGGTACGCACTTCATCGGCAACGACGGCAAAGCCTCGCCCTTGCTCACCCGCTCGGGCCGCTTCAATGGCAGCGTTTAAGGCCAGCAGGTTAGTTTGCTCTGAAATCGAATTAATCGTCGTAACCACAGCATCAATTTTACTGGCATTCTCGTTTAACACGTTCACCGCATCTGAGGCTTGGCCTATCTCTTTAGACAAGAGATCGATGGCACCCACGGTCGTTTCTATGTCTTTTGAGCCGGCGGCCACTTGCTGATTGGCTTCCTGGGTTTCAGTGGAGGATTGCTCTGCGTTGCGGGCGACTTCTTTCACGGCGGCTGTCATTTGTTCCATGGCGGTGGCTAAAGAATCAAGATGCTGCCTTTGATTTACGGCCATGGACTGCCCTTGCTGCGCCGTGCTTCTAAAAGATTGCACCACCTGTCTAATTTGTTCAGTGGCTTGGGAAATTTGTTTAACCAGCTTGTGCTGCCTGTCCACTAAGGTATCTATGCTGATGGCAAGAATACTGAACTCATCTTTCACTTCAAAAAAATTAAGTCGACTAACAAGGTCGCCATCGGCTGCCCGCTTAAGTGCCATCACTGTCGTGTATAGGGCACCGCCAACAAAGCTTGAAATGTAATAACTAAACATAGCCAATATGATTAGCAAGGCCGTCATGGCCCCATAAGCGAGCAGATTATTGTCCGTGCTGGTTAATTGGCTTAAGGGCAGGCGACTCACAGTGACTAAGCCTTGTTCACTCACTGAACTTACTATAAAAGCGGTATCACGGCTTATGTCTGTGCCGCCATTTTTCTGTGCGAGGGATTGAAGCTTAGTGTCTAATTGATTGAGGTGACTCACTTGGGTTTGTGCTGCAACTTGCAGGTTAAGCTTTTGGCGCGCGTCTTCAGTGACTCCAGCCTGTTGCTGACTCACGAGGGTGTTAATGTGTTCAACAAACTGGCTTTGTTGTTCAAGGCTATGTTTGAGAGATTGTGCTTGGTGTTGGCTATTGAGTAACAGGGTGAGCCCTATGATCATCAACATGGGCACTACGGCAAGAATGGCAAATTTGGTCTTAAGTGTCATATGAATAAGATATTGATCTATCCATCTAAACTTGACTTCTTTCATTGGAAAACCCTCAGTGTTACTTGCCTATTGAGATTCCCTGGCGATTATTATGCTTATTTCAATCTGTCCTGGGGAGTATATCGGGTTGAATATAGCTAACTTTAGCGACAATGCTGGCAAAGGTGACTCGTTTGCCGATTTATTGTTCGATACTCAATGGATTTGACATAAGATAATGGCATTCGGCGTAGCCAGAATATTTATGGTTTCATATTTTGCTAAAGCAACAAGGTGATTTATGAATCACCTCGTGGGTATAACCTTGATAAATACCGCCATTTCACCGATAAAAACCACAATTAAGCCTAGTATATTTTCTCTTGCTAACGTAAAATTTGTCTCTTTTATTTTAACCTAAGCGTTGATAGTCAAGCACCTCTGACCCATTCAACGCCTCCGTCGTCAGCCTTAGGTTTGACGCCTAATCGCAGATAAATGCGAAAATGCAGTGGATGATAACATGCAGCAGTTAACCGAGATCGTAGCGCAAGCTTTAGCAGAAGTTGCTAACGCCAGTGATCTAAAGGCATTGGATGATATCCGTGTCGATTACCTAGGCAAGAAAGGTAAGATCACTGACATGATGAAAATGATGGGAAGCCTAAGTGCAGAAGAAAAACCTGCCTTCGGTCAAGCCGTCAACCAAGCCAAACAGGCCGTGCAACAGACCTTATCAGAGCGTATCGATGGTCTAAAAGCGAGTGAGTTAGAGGCAAAATTGATTGCCGAAAAAATCGATGTCACTCTGCCGGGCCGTACCCTTGAACTTGGCGGTTTGCATCCTGTGACTCGCACCATAGAACGCATTGAGACCTTCTTTGGTGAATTAGGCTTCGTGGTTAAGCAAGGGCCAGAAATCGAAGATGATTTTCATAATTTCGATGCCTTGAATATTTCTGAGCATCACCCAGCGCGCGCCGATCATGACACCTTCTATTTCAATCCTAAGGTGATGCTGCGTACGCAAACCTCAGGGGTACAAATTCGTACCATGGAACACGAGAAACCGCCATTGCGGATTATTTCTCCAGGCCGTGTTTACCGTAACGATTATGACCAAACTCATACGCCTATGTTCCATCAGGTTGAAGGCTTAATGGTGGCTGAGAATGTTAATTTTGCCGAGCTTAAAGGCATATTGCATGATTTTTTACGTAATTTCTTCGAAGAAGACTTACAAGTGCGCTTCCGTCCTTCTTACTTCCCGTTTACTGAGCCTTCGGCTGAAGTGGATGTGATGGGTAAAAATGGCAAATGGCTTGAAGTGCTAGGCTGCGGCATGGTGCACCCAAATGTGCTACGCAGCGTGGGCATAGATCCTGAGAAATATTCTGGTTTTGCTTTTGGTATGGGCGTTGAGCGTTTAACCATGTTGCGTTATGGCGTCAATGACTTACGTGCCTTCTTCGAAAACGATTTACGTTTTCTTAAGCAATTCAAATAACGGAGCAATAATCAGATGAAATTTAGTGAATCTTGGCTTCGTGAGTGGGTCAATCCTGCAATAAGCCGTGACGAATTATCACACCAAATTACCATGGCTGGCCTCGAAGTCGATGGCGTCGATCCCGTCGCTGCAGCATTCAGCGGCGTTATCATAGGTGAAGTGGTTGAATGTGGTCAGCACCCTGATGCGGACAAACTTCAAGTTACCAAAATCAATGTTGGCAGTGATGAGCTTATCGACATAGTGTGTGGTGCACCTAATTGCCGTTTAGGCCTTAAAGTGGCCGTTGCCATGGTGGGCGCGGTATTGCCTGGCGATTTTAAAATCAAAAAAGCCAAGCTACGCGGTCAGCCGTCTATGGGCATGTTGTGTTCATTTACAGAGCTTGGCATCGACATCGAAAGCGATGGCATTATTGAATTACCCCAAGATGCGCCACTTGGCGTCAGCGTGCGTGAATTCTTAGATCTTGATGATGCCATCATAGATGTAGATTTAACCGCTAACCGCGCCGATTGCTTAGGCATGGTGGGCCTTGCCCGTGAAGTGGGTGTGTTAAATCGTCAAAGCGTGACCGCCCCAAGCTGGGAAGCGGTGAGCGCCAGCATAGATGCGCCGTTTAGCATTGAAGTGAAAACCCCTGAGCTTTGCCCGCGTTATTTAGGCCGTGTGGTCAAAAATATCAATGTAGCAGCGCCAACGCCTAGCTGGATGCAAGAGAAATTGCGTCGCAGTGGTATACGCTCAATCGATGCCATCGTCGATATCACCAATTTTGTGTTGATTGAATTTGGTCAACCTATGCATGCCTTCGATTTAAACACCTTAAATGGCGGCATTACAGTGCGTTTAGCCGATGGTGTTGAGAAGCTCAAGCTGTTGGATGGTAACGAAATCACAGTGCCAAATGACACCTTAGTGATTGCCGATGATAACCAAGCTGTTGCTCTGGCGGGCGTATTTGGCGGTGAAGCCACAGGGGTGAGCGACACCACCCAAGACATCTTGTTAGAGTGTGCCTTCTTCTCACCCCTTGCCATCATGGGTAAATCTCGCCGCTTAGGCTTACACACAGACGCGTCACACAGGTTTGAACGTGGCGTCGACCCAGAGCTTCAACACAAGGTGATGGACAGGGCGACTCGTCTGGTATTAGACATTTGTGGCGGTGAAGCCGGTCAAGTGATTGAAGCGGTATCTGCTGAATATTTGCCTAAGCCTGCACAGCTGACGTTACGTCGCAGTAAGCTTGATAACACCTTAGGGCATCATATTCCTGATACCGATGTGGTGGAGATTTTAGAACGCTTAGGCTTTAGTGTCAGTGCCAATGGTGACACTTGGCGCGTGACAACCGCGACTTATCGTTTCGATATGGCTATCGAAGAAGATTTAATCGAAGAAGTCGCCCGCATTTACGGTTATGACAATATCCCCAATATTGCACCACAAGCCGCACTTAAGATGTCTGATCATAAAGAAGCTGACATCGATCTTAAGCGCGTACGCAGCTTGTTAGTGGCCCGTGGTTTCCAAGAAGCGGTGACTTACAGCTTTGTTGATCCCAAAATGCAAAATTTAGTGCACCCAGGCCTTGAGGCTATGGTGTTGCCTAACCCAATTTCCATTGAAATGTCGGCAATGCGTTTGTCTATGTTCACCGGTCTTTTGGGCGCCGTGGGTTATAACCAGAGCCGTCAACAGGGCAGAGTGCGTTTATTTGAGACGGGTTTGCGTTTTATTCCTGATGCTACTGCAGAAGCGGGTGTTAGGCAGCAAGCCATGATTGGCGCTGTGATCTCTGGGGTTCAAAACGACGAACATTGGTCGATGGAATCCAAGACAGTTGATTTTTTTGACTTAAAAGGTGATTTAGAGGCCATGATTGGCTTGACAGTTGCCGCTTCTGAATTTAGTTTTAAAGGAGCAACGCATTCTGCTATGCATCCTGGGCAATGTGCTGAAATATTAAGAAATAATCGAGTTATCGGCTATATTGGTGCTATACATCCAAGTTTAGAAAAGCCTTTTGGCTTAAACGGTAAAACCTTTGTTTTTGAGCTCGAATTAGACGCATTATTACAGTCTAATTTGCCGCTAGCCCAGACTGTATCTAAGTTTCCTGCAAATCGTCGTGACATAGCTGTCGTAGTCGATGAGAGCATAGCAGCAAGCGATGTGATGAATTTGATAAGAAAAGTTGGCGAAAATCAGTTGGTTGGCTTAAACTTATTCGATGTATACACAGGTAAAGGTGTTGAACTTGGCAAGAAGAGCCTAGCGATAGCACTTACACTACAAGACACTACTCGTACACTTGAAGAAAAAGACATTACTGAAACAGTTGATTCAGTAGTTTCTGCACTTAAGACCGAGTTCAACGCATTGTTGAGGGATTAAAGTATGGCACTTACCAAAGCCGAAATGGCAGAACATCTTTTTGAAACATTAGGCTTAAACAAGCGCGTTGCCAAAGAGATGGTTGAGTCGTTCTTCGAAGAGATTCGTGAAGCGCTCGAAAGTGGTGAGCAGGTCAAGTTATCTGGCTTTGGCAACTTTGACCTTAGGGACAAGAATCAGAGACCGGGAAGGAACCCAAAAACAGGTGAAGATATTCCGATTTCAGCACGCCGAGTGGTAACATTCCGTCCCGGTCAGAAGCTGAAGGCTAGAGTGGAAGCTGCAAACTCTGGCAAGAAATAATTTCGCAGGTTCGCTCAGTTCATCCATTGAATTGAGTCGGCAAAAAGCCACTCTTTAAGAGTGGCTTTTTGTTGTTTAATACAAATTGGTTACTGTCTACCATCCATGTAGACTTATCCCCCTAATCCCCTTGTTGAGGTTCACTTTTGTCACGACAAGCAAAACATTTTGATACTCGTTTTACGTTATCGCTATTGCATCCCAAGCACTGGCCAACCTGGTTGGTGATAGGGCTATTATTTATTTTTGGTATCATGCCCGCTTGGCTCAGAGACCCTATCGCCAGAAGCTTAGCTAAGCTGGTTATGCGGGTAGCGAAGAAGCCACTCGCCGTGGCAAAAATCAATATCAGCCAATGCTTCCCTCACATGACTGAGGAGGAAGTCAATGCGCTCATTAAACTCAATGTGGATAATTTCGCTATCACCATACTCTCTCAGGCGGAGTTATTGTTTCGCGGTGATAAACATTTACGTCGCCGGGTTAAACTGCATGGCTTTGAACACGTTAAGCAGGCGAGGGAAGGCAAGCAGCCCATCATCTTCATCATGCCTCATGTGTGGCCCCTTGAATATGCCGGCCTTAGGCTTAACCATGAGATCCCCATGGTGACAATGGCCAAAGCCCACAGAAACCCCTTGTTTAACTGGTTTAGCAATAGATTACGCAGCACTCAAGAGGGCAGAGTTTATATGCGCGAAGCCGGTATTCGTGCCCTCTTATCTGAACTTAAACAAGACAACAGTTTCTTTTATTTGCCCGATGAAGACTTAGGGCCAGAGCAAAGTGTGTTCGCGCCATTCCTTGGCACCACTAAGGCGACCTTGCCTGTGGTGGGCCGCTTAGCCACCGCGGGCAATGCCCAAGTGCTGCCGGTGAAGATTGGTTACGATCAACAGGCGCGCCACTTTAATTTAACCGTGATGCCCGCTATTGACCCTGAAACCATGAAGGGCAAAGATAACGAAGCACTGGCCTTAAACCAGGTGGTAGAGCAAGTTATCCTCGCTTACCCTGAGCAATATATGTGGTTCTTAAAACTGCTGAAGACTCGTCCACAAGGTGAGCCGGCATTGTACTGATTTACTGTTGCAGTAAAAATGACAGTTGTCAGTTGATAATAACAATAGCAATAACAACAAAGATAACAAGGATAAACAATGAGCTTAGATTCGATATTAGAAGCATTGGCTTTTGTGGTGTACACCTATGACGGCCGCCCAATTACCTTACTACAAATCCTGCAGGTGCCTTTTTATATCTTAATGGCCTGGTTTATCGTGGGTCACATAGGCAAGTTAATCAAGCGAGGACTGCGGGCTCGTAATGTCAGTGCTGATGCTATCCACTTCTTTTCTCGGGTCTACTTAGTGCTGACTATAGCTATACTTGTGGTCACCAGCATGGAGATTTTAAATATCCCCTTAACGGCCTTTGCCTTCGTGTCCGGTGCTATCGCCATTGGTGTGGGTTTTGGTGCCCAGAACATTATTAATAACTTTATCAGTGGTTGGATCTTGATGTGGGAGCGCCCCATACGCATTGGCGACTTTCTTGAAGTGGGTGATGCTCGCGGCGTGGTGGAAAGCATCAACACCCGTTCAACCTTAATTCGCCGCAATGATGGCGTGCACATGCTGGTGCCGAATAGTCAGTTACTGGAAAATACCGTCACCAACTGGACCTTAATCGATCAAAATGCCCGCTCATTTGTGCGTGTCGGTGTGGCTTATGGCTCAGATGCACTTCAGGTTCGTGAATTAATCTTTCAAGTGCTTAACGAGCGTGATGACATTTTAGAAATTCCGCCAGCCTCGGTATTTTTTGAAGATTTTGGTGATAACGCGCTGATTTTCGATGCGGTGTTTTGGGTTAGCGCAGTATCAGAAACTGATATCCGTCGCCGTCGCAGTGAAATACGTTTTCGCATGTATGAACTGTTTAATGAAAACAATATCTCCATAGCCTTCCCGCAGCGCGATGTGCATTTAGACGGTAACTTAACCATTACCAATGCAAGCCAAGCGACAGGGAACAATCAAACAGCCCCTCAACAAGCGGCTCAGCCTAAAGCGGATTTATGATAGTCAGTGTTATTGTTAGTGCTAGTATCAGCGTGAATATGAACGCAAATGTGCTGCTATCAGGTCGGCATAGTGGTGGTAACCGTTATGCGTAAAACCGATAAAAAATTAGAGGCGCAGCTTATTGACGCCCTGACACTAGTGTGTGAGCAGGCTAAGACTCAATACCCAGGGTTTAGCTGGCTCACGCATAAGGTTAATTTCCAGCGTTTCCCAGACAGTTTGAGTCTAGTGTGCGTGTTTGATACGAATCAAGAGTTACGCGCCTTCAACGCGGACTCTCACGCTACCGCTGGGCTACAGGCTTTAGTGAAGCAGCAACTTGTGAGCGTAGGCATTAAACCCAATAAAGCCGTACCCCTGGTGTTTGACACAGAGGAAAACTGTCAGCACCAAGATAACGGCAGTTGGAGCAGAAGGCTTGAACGTCGTTGAAAATCAGCCTTTGTTAACTCGACATTGCCCAAATTTGACCATGGGTGCCACCTGTGAGTGAGGTGTTAGTCCAAGGCTTAATGCGGGTATATTGAAGGCCTCTGAGCGCTTGACTCACCCGGTGCAGAATTATGAACACCCTCGTTTGACACTATGCAATCTACTTTCGAGGTTACCTCTGGCCCTGATGGATATGTGCTTCTACTTTCCTTATCATCCTTACGGCTTTTTTAGAGTCTATGCCGAAAAAGTTTTAAGCAGTTCAGGATTGAATCTGAATGAAATTTAAACACTCATGTGGTTGCCCTGGTTGTTTAATAATATCAACCTATATTGTTTATTGATTAGTCTTGCATCAAAGACAAATTTAATGGCAGTTTTTAACTAACGTTTCCAAGTTTTCCCAATAATCACTAAATGCATTTCGATCTGTTTTGTATGAACCAATTGCTGAAGAACGAATACTTTCATAAGGTGATTTTTTTGCTAAAAAGAAATTATAATCATCAATATTGTTTACTTGGTAATTATTCAAATCGAGTCTCTTGAAATCTATCTCATCACCGTATCTTGCTGATTTTCTTGACTCAAGGACTCTGCCTGAATCACCAATTACATCGGTAGCATAGTTATAAATAACTTTTAACTTGCAATCACCATACTTAACACTTTCCCAAACCTTACGTTCTTTTATAACAACTCTACAATATCCATCCTCCCAAAGAACCTCTCTCTTTTTATAATGTTCACAGTCGATCTCTTTGCCATCAGCAGACGAACTTGATGAACTATAAATTCCATATCCAAAAACAGTATCATTTAAAGTTCCCCCAACATTTGTTAGTTCTAAAATAGATTGAGCTGCATGATTGATTTTTATACTTTTAACGGCGCCAGCACCATTAACTTCAGTAGAGTCATACACGCCTTTATCTAGGTATGCGCCATTGTAAATATCACTCGATGAAACACGAGCTTCACCAGTAATAATGGATGCACCATTAATAACTGTTCGACCTTTAATGACAGCACTTCCGCATACTTTAGAGTCTTGTGAAATAAATGTACTTTCGATGACATAGGCTCCTGGACCAACGCACCCACCATCCCTTGGGTTTCTATCACGATCATTTACCCATATATAACCTTTTTCACCTTCGCAATCACATGATGCAGCAAATCCAAATGACAAAGAAGTTTTAAAAATACTAATTAAAACAACCGAGGAAAGAATATTTTTAAAATTTTTCACAACTAAAGCTACCTTTTTAATAAGATGGAATTGATTAAACAAGTTCAACTCGGGATAAAAACTGAACTAATCGCCCTCTTTAGTGATCAGTTCTTTCGACTAAGAAGGAACCAATCACGCAGAGGGCTTATGGATAATTTAGTGGATGTATTTTGTGATGTCGATGATTTTTGTGCTGTATTTATGCCTCAATGAAGATGAATCTGGCCAGCCATTATAAAATAATAACATAATGCACTTTCGATATGCGCTCAAGAAGGATTAAGGAGCTTCACTGCTAGAAGATCAATATGAGATGAATTTGAAGGAGCTAATTGATTAAATGCACTGATTTCATTAAGAAATAGTGATTTCAAGCCGAAATGTGCCAACCCATTGGATTGTTAGGGTGACTGGGAATGAATTGTTATTAAAAGAAGTTTAAGATTAACCCGCTTTTAAGTGCTGACAACAACTCGAGAAGTGTCGTCGGCGTTTTTCTAGATGTTCACAATAGTTTGTGAGTTCTTGTAGTGTGCCCACAGGGCCATGAAATAGCGCCCCGCTTGTCGTCGCGAATAATGCGTCCGGTATCATTAACCAGTTCAAGATAATCTTTCAATGCAAACGCGATACCTTTGGGCTGATGTTGACGTTCATTACCAATGTTTAAATTGCCAGCCATTGTTAAACGGAACTGGCAGTTTTTGTTAATATTCTGAACAATATGCTCATATAAACGCGTTTAATCTAAGTCAGTGGTGTCAGTTAAGTTTTTGCGGCTAAAACCCGCGTGGTTTGATGATATGAGCTGAATAAATCTAACACTCAAGCATGACAGCTCGTCCATCGAAGGATGATGAAGTATTTTGTGTGCAGTTAGTGACATAACAATGCAAAGTGCTTAACTTGCTGCTATATACTGGCAAGCGTGGCAGTAATGCCGCCTTCGTTTTTCAAGGTGTTCACAATATGTGGTGAGTTCTTGCAATGTGCCTACTGGGCCTTTGAATAACTT includes:
- a CDS encoding mechanosensitive ion channel family protein yields the protein MSLDSILEALAFVVYTYDGRPITLLQILQVPFYILMAWFIVGHIGKLIKRGLRARNVSADAIHFFSRVYLVLTIAILVVTSMEILNIPLTAFAFVSGAIAIGVGFGAQNIINNFISGWILMWERPIRIGDFLEVGDARGVVESINTRSTLIRRNDGVHMLVPNSQLLENTVTNWTLIDQNARSFVRVGVAYGSDALQVRELIFQVLNERDDILEIPPASVFFEDFGDNALIFDAVFWVSAVSETDIRRRRSEIRFRMYELFNENNISIAFPQRDVHLDGNLTITNASQATGNNQTAPQQAAQPKADL
- the lpxM gene encoding lauroyl-Kdo(2)-lipid IV(A) myristoyltransferase (LpxM is lauroyl-Kdo(2)-lipid IV(A) myristoyltransferase, an enzyme characterized in Escherichia coli and involved in biosynthesis of the form of lipid A found in that species and some closely related species.), with amino-acid sequence MSRQAKHFDTRFTLSLLHPKHWPTWLVIGLLFIFGIMPAWLRDPIARSLAKLVMRVAKKPLAVAKINISQCFPHMTEEEVNALIKLNVDNFAITILSQAELLFRGDKHLRRRVKLHGFEHVKQAREGKQPIIFIMPHVWPLEYAGLRLNHEIPMVTMAKAHRNPLFNWFSNRLRSTQEGRVYMREAGIRALLSELKQDNSFFYLPDEDLGPEQSVFAPFLGTTKATLPVVGRLATAGNAQVLPVKIGYDQQARHFNLTVMPAIDPETMKGKDNEALALNQVVEQVILAYPEQYMWFLKLLKTRPQGEPALY